One Ricinus communis isolate WT05 ecotype wild-type chromosome 2, ASM1957865v1, whole genome shotgun sequence DNA segment encodes these proteins:
- the LOC8263008 gene encoding probable glycerol-3-phosphate acyltransferase 3: MASFWKLFLVKTILSLSIILLRRLGLWQESKISNDSHSKFQKQEQQQQQYYFVKSPLADHLSQKQTLLVFDVESTLLKSPSLFPYFVLVAFEAGGLFRALVLLLFYPFVCFLGNGNDLGLNIMVFISFFGIRKDRSRVVRDAVLPKFFLGDVGWEGFDIVMNYGKKKIGVSKLPKVMVEGFLKDYMGVEGVVGRELMVINGYYVGLMESKEMDYWGRLNEFLIEEKNKIGCYTVGIACSSNRPLHTQLLRHCQEVYSVTEAEKRNWRILPRERYPKPLIFHDSRLAFRPTPFATIAMFMWLPIGLFLCIIRLILGILLPFRISSPILALTGKITVISKPKRPFISTKNEEKPTKVLYACNHRTLLDPIYISFSLMKPVTALTYSMSRFNEVISPIRTVRLTRDREQDRKQMNKVLSQGDLVVCPEGTTCREPYLLRFSPLFAELADEIVPVAIDVHVTMFYGSTATGLKCLDPVFHLLNPQPIYLIKILEKLPSFQMHMEGGTSKYDVANYVQNEIAKTLGFESTGLTRKDKYIALAGNNGII; encoded by the exons ATGGCTAGCTTTTGGAAGCTATTCCTTGTGAAAACTATATTGTCCTTATCCATAATCCTACTTAGAAGACTAGGACTCTGGCAAGAATCAAAGATCAGCAACGATTCccattcaaaatttcaaaagcaggagcagcagcagcaacagtACTATTTTGTCAAGAGCCCATTAGCAGATCATCTTTCACAAAAACAGACATTGTTGGTTTTTGATGTTGAGTCCACATTGCTGAAATCACCTTCCTTATTTCCTTACTTCGTGCTTGTTGCATTTGAAGCTGGAGGACTGTTCAGAGCTCTcgttttgcttcttttttacccctttgtttgttttcttggCAATGGCAATGACCTAGGGTTAAATATAATGGTTTTCATATCTTTCTTTGGGATTAGAAAAGACAGGTCCAGGGTTGTCAGGGATGCTGTTCTGCCAAAGTTCTTTCTTGGAGATGTTGGGTGGGAAGGATTTGATATAGTGATGAACTATgggaagaaaaagataggAGTGAGCAAGTTGCCTAAGGTTATGGTTGAAGGGTTCTTGAAAGATTACATGGGTGTGGAGGGTGTTGTGGGTAGGGAGTTGATGGTGATAAATGGGTATTATGTTGGATTAATggagagcaaagagatggatTATTGGGGTAGATTAAATGAGTTTCTTATTGAAGAGAAGAATAAAATTGGCTGCTATACTGTTGGTATTGCTTGCTCCTCCAACAGGCCCCTTCATACGCAACTGCTTCGGCACTGTCAG GAAGTTTACTCAGTGACAGAAgcagagaaaagaaattggcGAATCCTTCCAAGAGAAAGATACCCAAAACCATTAATATTCCACGACAGTAGATTGGCTTTCAGGCCTACTCCTTTTGCCACAATTGCCATGTTCATGTGGCTTCCAATCGGCCTCTTCCTCTGCATTATCAGACTGATTCTTGGCATTTTATTGCCTTTCAGGATTTCCTCTCCAATCCTTGCATTGACTGGAAAAATTACTGTAATATCCAAACCCAAACGCCCCTTTATCTCTACCAAAAACGAAGAAAAACCAACAAAAGTACTCTATGCTTGTAACCACAGAACATTACTAGACCCTATCTATATCTCATTTTCTCTGATGAAGCCAGTCACTGCACTCACCTACAGCATGAGCAGATTCAATGAGGTTATATCCCCAATCAGAACAGTCCGACTAACGAGAGACCGAGAACAAGACAGAAAACAGATGAACAAGGTGCTAAGCCAGGGTGATCTTGTAGTTTGCCCTGAAGGAACAACTTGCCGGGAACCTTACCTGCTGAGGTTTAGTCCATTATTTGCAGAGCTTGCCGACGAGATAGTTCCTGTTGCTATAGATGTGCATGTCACTATGTTTTATGGATCAACAGCTACAGGACTTAAATGTTTAGATCCAGTATTTCACCTCCTCAATCCTCAACCAATATACTTAATCAAGATTCTTGAGAAGTTACCAAGTTTCCAGATGCATATGGAAGGCGGAACATCAAAATATGATGTTGCCAATTATGTGCAGAATGAGATTGCCAAAACTCTAGGATTCGAGAGCACCGGTCTTACAAGGAAAGACAAATACATTGCGTTGGCAGGCAACAACGGAATCATCTAG
- the LOC8263007 gene encoding uncharacterized protein LOC8263007 — protein MEKDTLSITNDSPTSVELGQYAIDVQKNDLTVSEETDDEKFTAAENVDNISISGSKFQGDKLGDFVKHDEMSYGNRVIESKFEEGKLNDDIQQVGLGDKLDEGINSDCKPDEGKTQTTGEILGHKEEQKPNEMEVPGEEANRTVTSLQSTDAGPETEGSMWPEKAMVFRDFVKNKGAVAVTSFLRILSGRRDGVEQFPVDEEKEASDSAKDREAAEVSQKPEDRSAWNPLSYIMTSRNSDTENRAEHGVETIEELREPVVMKGRIILYTRLGCQNCKEVRLFLYNKRLRYVEINIDVYPSRKLELEKFTGSSAVPKLFFNEVVIGGLSELMGLDESGKLEEKIDYLITEPPAYEAPLPPLSGEDDVSTSGSFDELALIVRKMKESIVVKDRFYKMRRFGSCFLGSDAVDFLSEDQYLERVDAIEFGRKLASKLFFRHVLDENLFEDGNHLYWFLDDDPTVSSQCHNIPRGIIEAKPKPITEIASRLRFLFYAISEAYTSEDGKHIDYRTIHGSEEFHRYLRIIQELQRVEFQDIPREEKLSFFINLYNMMVIHAILVLGHPDGALERKKFFGDFKYVIGGCSYSLSAIQNGILRGNQRPPYGLMKPFSGNDKRCKAALPYTEPLVHFALVNGTRSGPALQCYSPGNVDKELMDAARNFLRGGGLVVNVNAKVAYVSKILKWFSMDFGKNEVEVLKHASNYLEPANSEALLELLAQGQLKVQYQPYDWGLNL, from the exons ATGGAAAAGGACACATTAAGCATAACAAATGATTCTCCAACTTCTGTAGAATTAGGGCAATATGCAATTGATGTTCAGAAAAATGATCTAACAGTATCAGAAGAGACAGATGATGAGAAATTTACTGCTGCTGAAAATGTTGACAATATTAGTATCTCAGGATCCAAATTTCAAGGAGATAAGTTAGGTGATTTTGTTAAACATGATGAGATGAGCTACGGGAATAGGGTTATTGAGTCTAAATTTGAAGAAGGAAAGTTAAATGATGATATTCAACAAGTTGGTCTGGGTGACAAATTGGATGAGGGAATAAATTCTGATTGTAAACCTGACGAAGGAAAAACGCAAACTACAGGGGAAATACTTGGTCATAAGGAGGAGCAGAAGCCTAATGAAATGGAGGTTCCTGGAGAGGAAGCTAACAGGACTGTTACATCTTTGCAGTCTACAGATGCTGGTCCTGAAACTGAGGGATCTATGTGGCCTGAGAAGGCTATGGTTTTTAGGGACTTTGTCAAGAATAAAGGTGCAGTTGCTGTCACGAGTTTTCTGCGAATCCTCTCTGGGAGACGAGATGGAGTTGAGCAGTTTCCTGTTGATGAAGAGAAAGAGGCTTCAGATTCAGCTAAAGATAGAGAAGCTGCAGAAGTTTCTCAAAAGCCAGAAGATAGATCTGCATGGAATCCTCTTAGCTACATTATGACATCTCGTAATAGTGATACAGAAAACAGGGCTGAGCATGGGGTGGAAACCATTGAAGAATTGCGAGAACCTGTTGTCATGAAAGGAAGAATTATACTGTATACTAGGTTAGGATGTCAAAATTGTAAAGAGGTTAGATTGTTTTTGTACAATAAAAGGCTTAGATATGTCGAGATTAATATTGATGTATATCCTAGTAGAAAGCTGGAGCTAGAGAAGTTTACTGGGTCTTCTGCTGTGCCTAAGTTATTCTTTAATGAGGTTGTGATTGGAGGGTTGAGTGAGCTCATGGGGTTGGATGAATCTGGCAAACTTGAAGAGAAGATTGATTATCTGATTACTGAACCACCAGCTTATGAGGCTCCTCTACCGCCACTTTCTGGTGAAGATGATGTGTCGACCAGTGGGTCTTTTGATGAATTAGCTCTTATTGTGCGGAAAATGAAAGAATCCATAGTTGTTAAGGACCGTTTCTACAAAATGCGAAGGTTTGGCAGCTGCTTTCTAGGTTCAGATGCTGTAGATTTCTTGTCAGAAGACCAGTACTTGGAGAGGGTAGAT GCTATTGAATTTGGACGAAAGCTTGCAAGCAAACTCTTCTTCCGACACGTTCTTGA TGAGAATCTATTCGAGGATGGTAACCACTTGTACTGGTTCTTGGATGATGATCCTACTGTGTCATCTCAATGTCACAACATTCCTAGGGGTATAATTGAGGCAAAGCCGAAACCTATAACAGAAATTGCGTCAAGGCTGAGATTCTTGTTTTATGCAATCAGTGAAGCCTACACATCAGAAGATGGAAAGCATATTGACTACAGAACCATTCATGGAAGCGAGGAATTTCATAG ATATTTGAGGATAATTCAAGAACTGCAGAGGGTAGAATTTCAAGATATACCAAGGGAAGAGAAGCTTTCTTTCTTCATCAATCTCTATAATATGATGGTGATTCATGCAATATTGGTTTTGGGTCATCCAGATGGAGCATTGGAACGAAAGAAGTTTTTTGGAGACTTCAAGTATGTTATTGGTGGGTGCTCATACTCACTTTCAGCTATTCAAAATGGCATTTTAAGGGGCAACCAACGACCACCATACGGTCTCATGAAGCCATTCAGTGGGAATGATAAACGTTGCAAG GCAGCTCTTCCCTACACAGAGCCTCTAGTTCACTTTGCACTTGTTAATGGTACACGATCTGGACCAGCACTTCAATGCTACTCACCTGGCAATGTAGATAAGGAGCTGATGGATGCAGCCCGTAATTTCTTAAGAGGCGGAGGACTTGTTGTCAATGTAAATGCCAAGGTTGCATATGTCAGCAAGATCCTTAAATG GTTTAGCATGGATTTTGGCAAGAATGAGGTAGAGGTACTCAAGCATGCATCAAACTATTTGGAGCCTGCCAATTCTGAAGCTTTGCTGGAGTTGCTTGCCCAAGGTCAATTGAAGGTGCAGTACCAGCCTTATGATTGGGGTTTGAACTTGTAG
- the LOC8263006 gene encoding pentatricopeptide repeat-containing protein At4g18520, chloroplastic produces the protein QAVTRQMLTLTCLSLNTNFFQQPSILQSSEKPKVASKTISTNHTTNTANLFSFSCKNYTNSLSTSNLCYSTKFDANSDAELLDKGWSTRFTDQRLLALWLRSCYRVKDVKRIHAVILKSLRNSVMYVDNNLISVYARLGELIEARKVFDQMHERCVVSWTAMINGYVSFGLDDEALRLFSELIENGVTANNRTFVCILNVCSKRLDFELGRQIHACVVKGNWRNLIVDSAIVSFYAQCGDLESAFCAFFQVREKDVVCWTSVISACSQQGRGEEAFRMFSQMLGEGFLPNEFTVCAILKACGEKKALKFGRQLHCAIVKGMYKDDVFIGTSLVDMYAKCGEMIDSKEVFDGMRKRNTVTWTSIIAGYARKGLGEEAIRLFRVMKRRKIISNNLTVVSVLRACGSISASLTGREVHAQIIKSGIQSNVYLGSTLVWFYCKCGEFNIASKVLQQMSFRNVVSWTAMISGYIGLGYEFEALEFLKEMMDEGVEPNEFTYSSALKACANLESVLQGKLIHSFANKTPASSNVYVGSALIYMYSKCGYLSDAIQVFDSMPERNLISWKTMILSYARNGLCREALKLMYRMQAEGIEVDDYIYASVMGSCGDVDRKAESSSEYCLQSC, from the coding sequence CAGGCAGTAACAAGGCAAATGCTAACATTAACGTGCCTTTCACTTAATACTAATTTCTTTCAACAACCTTCAATTCTACAATCCTCAGAGAAACCCAAAGTCGCTTCAAAAACAATAAGCACTAACCATACAACAAATACagcaaatttattttctttctcttgcaAGAATTATACTAACTCACTCTCCACttcaaatttatgttattCAACCAAATTTGATGCAAACTCAGATGCCGAGTTGTTGGATAAAGGATGGTCAACTCGTTTTACTGACCAGCGTTTGCTTGCACTTTGGCTTCGGTCTTGTTATAGAGTAAAGGATGTCAAAAGAATACATGCAGTTATTTTAAAGTCTTTGAGGAATTCGGTTATGTATGtagataataatttgattagCGTGTATGCGAGATTAGGAGAATTGATTGAGGCGCGCAAGGTGTTTGATCAAATGCATGAGCGATGTGTTGTTAGTTGGACTGCTATGATTAATGGGTATGTTAGTTTTGGTTTAGATGATGAAGCATTGAGGTTGTTCAGTGAGCTTATAGAGAATGGCGTTACCGCAAATAATAGGACTTTTGTGTGTATATTGAATGTATGCAGTAAAAGGTTGGACTTTGAGTTGGGGAGGCAAATACATGCTTGTGTTGTAAAGGGTAATTGGAGGAATTTGATTGTCGATAGTgctattgtttctttttatgctCAATGTGGTGATTTGGAAAGCGCATTTTGTGCTTTTTTTCAGGTGAGGGAAAAGGATGTGGTTTGTTGGACAAGTGTGATTAGTGCTTGCTCTCAACAAGGGCGCGGAGAGGAGGCTTTtaggatgttttctcaaatgTTGGGTGAGGGTTTTTTGCCTAATGAGTTTACAGTATGTGCTATCTTAAAAGCTTGTGGAGAAAAGAAGGCACTGAAGTTTGGGAGACAGCTACATTGTGCCATAGTTAAGGGAATGTATAAGGACGATGTTTTTATAGGAACCTCTTTGGTGGATATGTATGCAAAATGTGGGGAGATGATAGATTCTAAGGAAGTGTTTGATGGAATGAGGAAAAGAAATACAGTTACATGGACTTCTATTATAGCAGGGTATGCTAGGAAGGGGCTTGGTGAGGAGGCCATACGTCTCTTTCGAGTGATGAAGAGACGGAAGATAATTTCTAACAACTTGACTGTTGTGAGCGTTCTCAGGGCCTGTGGCTCAATCTCAGCCTCACTTACAGGGCGAGAAGTTCATGCTCAAATTATCAAGAGTGGCATCCAATCAAATGTGTATTTAGGAAGCACCCTTGTGTGGTTCTACTGCAAGTGTGGGGAGTTCAATATTGCCTCAAAAGTCCTTCAACAAATGTCATTCAGGAATGTTGTCTCATGGACTGCCATGATTTCTGGTTATATAGGTCTTGGGTATGAGTTTGAAGCTCTTgaatttttgaaagaaatgatGGATGAAGGCGTAGAACCAAATGAATTTACTTATTCATCAGCTTTGAAAGCTTGTGCTAATCTTGAATCTGTTCTGCAAGGAAAATTGATTCACTCCTTTGCCAATAAGACCCCTGCCTCATCTAATGTGTATGTAGGTAGCgcattaatttatatgtattcCAAATGTGGATATTTATCGGATGCAATTCAAGTTTTCGATAGCATGCCAGAGCGGAATTTGATTTCTTGGAAGACAATGATACTGAGTTATGCAAGGAATGGACTCTGCCGAGAGGCTTTAAAACTCATGTATCGGATGCAAGCAGAAGGTATTGAGGTGGATGATTATATCTATGCTTCAGTCATGGGTTCCTGTGGAGATGTAGATAGGAAAGCAGAGTCTTCATCAGAGTATTGTCTGCAGTCTTGTTAA
- the LOC8263005 gene encoding uncharacterized protein At4g37920 has translation MELFSVNFKSCCSLALTSPIVSRAQSPSLSFFRYTTPKLNFSSKFKIIATRRKKSYVAGAVGGATELSSDRKEEPLMYSDSSHPTAINDDSYIARTGHENDSRIDEDKMVRVCDKLIGVFMVDKNTPADWRRLLAFSKEWDNIRPHFYSRCQERADSENDPGIKHKLLRFARKLKEIDEDVQRHNELLEVIKNAPSEISEVVARRRKDFTKEFFVHVFTVAQSYHDNPTVQNALAKLGNDCVAAVQAYDSTTESMEALHAAELKLQDIINSPSLDSACRKIDDLAAKNQLDSSLVLMITKAWSAAKESNMTKDEVKDILFHLYKTAVGNLQRLVPKDIRIVKHLLKIEDPEELLCALTDAFTPGEEIEGNDVDCLYTTPEKLHTWIKAVVDAYHSSQEGTLIREARDLMNPKIVKKLEELKKLIEDNFM, from the exons ATGGAATTGTTTTCTGTGAATTTCAAGAGCTGTTGCTCTTTAGCTTTAACATCTCCAATTGTCTCTAGAGCTCAAtctccttctctttctttctttaggTATACAACTCCAAAgcttaatttttcttctaaattcAAAA TTATTGCAACTAGGCGGAAGAAATCTTATGTGGCAGGTGCTGTTGGGGGTGCAACTGAGCTATCTAGTGATAGGAAAGAGGAGCCGTTGATGTATTCTGATTCATCTCATCCAACGGCTATTAATGATGATAGTTATATTGCAAGAACTGGTCATGAAAACGATAGTCGTATTGATGAAGATAAAATGGTTAGAGTATGTGATAAGCTAATTGGGGTATTCATGGTTGATAAGAACACACCAGCTGATTGGAGAAGATTGCTTGCTTTTAGTAAAGAATGGGATAATATTCGGCCTCACTTTTATTCGCGATGTCAGGAACGAGCTGATAGTGAAAATGATCCTGGAATTAAGCATAAGTTGCTCAGGTTTGCAAGGAAGTTGAAAGAG ATAGATGAAGATGTGCAAAGACATAATGAACTTCTTGAAGTGATCAAGAATGCCCCTTCAGAGATTAGTGAAGTTGTTGCTAGGCGTCGTAAAGATTTTACAAAAGAATTTTTTGTGCATGTTTTCACTGTTGCACAATCATATCATGATAACCCAACTGTGCAAAATG CCTTGGCAAAGCTTGGAAATGACTGTGTCGCAGCTGTACAAGCCTATGATAGTACAACAGAAAGCATGGAAGCACTGCATGCTGCAGAGTTGAAATTGCAAGATATTATCAATTCTCCTTCTTTGGATTCTGCGTGCAGGAAGATAGATGATTTGGCTGCAAAAAATCAACTTGATTCGTCCCTGGTTTTGATGATCACAAAGGCATGGTCTGCTGCTAAAGAGTCCAACATGACAAAAGATGAG GTAAAAGATATATTGTTTCATCTATATAAGACAGCTGTGGGCAATCTTCAGAGACTTGTGCCGAAGGACATTAGAATAGTAAAGCATCTTCTTAAAATTGAGGATCCTGAGGAGCTACTATGTGCATTAACAGATGCTTTTACCCCAGGAGAAGAAATTGAAGGAAATGATGTAGACTGCCTATACAC GACCCCAGAGAAGCTACACACCTGGATAAAGGCTGTGGTGGATGCTTACCATTCCAGTCAGGAAGGAACTCTTATAAGAGAAGCTAGGGATCTAATGAATCCAAAGATTGTCAAAAAACTGGAGGAACTAAAGAAGCTAATTGAAGACAACTTTATGTGA